Proteins encoded by one window of Paroedura picta isolate Pp20150507F chromosome 9, Ppicta_v3.0, whole genome shotgun sequence:
- the CABLES1 gene encoding CDK5 and ABL1 enzyme substrate 1 isoform X3: MLRPGAEHGVQPARRRLISQRSSLETLEDIEENAPLRRCRTLSGSPRPKNFKKVHFIKNMRQNDTRSGRIVLISGRRSFCSIFSVLPYRDCSHIGDMKTEGGRQCHSAAGVCLKDIVGLEGVELGANGKTVSYTQFLFPTNALGARRNTIDSTSSFSQFRNASHRSLSLGRANSTQGSMDAGSDLGDYIEYDPNLLDDPQWPCGKHKRVLIFPSYMTTVIDYVKPSDLKKDMNETFKEKFPHIKLTLSKIRSLKREMRKLAQEECGFEEPTVAMSFVYFEKLALKGKLNKQNRKLCAGACVLLAAKIGSDLKKHEVKHLIDKLEEKFRLNRRELMAFEFPVLVALEFALHLPEHEVMPHYRRLIQNS; this comes from the exons ATGCCGGACTCTGTCAGGCTCACCCAGACCAAAGAACTTTAAGAAGGTTCATTTCATCAAGAACATGCGGCAGAATGATACGAGGAGTGGCAG aaTAGTCCTCATTAGCGGCAGAAGATCCTTTTGTAGCATATTCTCAGTGCTGCCATATCGGGACTGTAGCCACATTGG GGATATGAAAACAGAAGGTGGGAGACAATGCCATTCTGCTGCAGGAGTTTGTTTGAAAGATATAGTCGGCTTGGAAGGTGTGGAATTGGGAGCGAATGGGAAG ACTGTTTCTTACACCCAGTTCTTGTTTCCAACAAATGCCCTGGGAGCACGAAGAAACACAATAGACTCCACCTCATCTTTTTCACAATTTCGCAATGCAAGCCATCGTAGCCTTTCATTGGGAAGGGCGAACAGTACTCAAGGAAGCATGGATGCAG GCAGTGACCTTGGAGATTACATTGAATATGACCCTAATCTTTTAGATGATCCTCAATGGCCATGTGGGAAGCACAAGCGGGTATTAATATTCCCTTCATATATG ACAACAGTCATTGACTACGTAAAGCCATCAGACCTTAAGAAGGATATGAATGAAACCTTCAAGGAAAAGTTCCCTCACATCAAGTTGACTCTCAGTAAAATAAGAAG cCTGAAGCGAGAGATGCGCAAACTAGCCCAAGAAGAATGTGGTTTTGAGGAACCCACCGTGGCTATGTCCTTTGTGTATTTTGagaagctggctctcaaggggaAGCTCAACAAGCAGAACAGGAAGCTCTGTGCTGGAGCATGCGTCCTGTTGGCTGCCAAAATTGGCAGTGACCTCAAGAAGCATGAAGTCAAACATTTAATAGAT AAGCTGGAAGAGAAGTTCCGGTTGAACAGGCGAGAACTGATGGCCTTTGAATTTCCCGTGTTAGTGGCCTTGGAATTTGCTCTTCATCTACCTGAACATGAAGTGATGCCACATTATAGACGATTGATACAGAATTCCTAG